One region of Pseudoalteromonas luteoviolacea genomic DNA includes:
- the rlmF gene encoding 23S rRNA (adenine(1618)-N(6))-methyltransferase RlmF, with protein sequence MHPRNKHANGYDLTELSKAIPELAKFIIKKPNNHSTIDFSDAHAVLLLNKALLFKHYGVKFWDLPQQFLCPPIPGRADYIHALADLLADDNDGIVPTGKKVKCLDIGTGANLIYPILGNAEYKWQFVGSDINPVAVKVADNIAKANKLPVKVKHQADSNTIFENVITKESYFDITMCNPPFHASEQEAQQGTQRKWKNLGINKTANQLNFGGHAPELWCKGGELSFITNMIKESKQFGHQVGWFTSLVSKKDNLPALTKCLKQHNVKDHKIVKMLQGNKQSRFIAWQF encoded by the coding sequence ATGCATCCTAGAAATAAACACGCTAACGGCTATGATCTGACTGAACTATCAAAGGCCATTCCGGAGCTAGCGAAGTTCATAATCAAAAAACCAAACAATCACAGTACCATTGACTTCTCTGACGCTCATGCCGTGCTGTTACTAAATAAAGCCTTATTATTTAAACACTATGGCGTCAAATTTTGGGATTTGCCACAACAGTTTTTGTGCCCGCCGATCCCAGGAAGAGCAGATTACATCCATGCATTAGCTGACTTACTCGCAGACGACAATGACGGTATCGTGCCTACAGGAAAGAAAGTGAAGTGCCTAGATATAGGAACCGGTGCAAACCTGATTTACCCTATACTTGGCAATGCAGAATATAAATGGCAATTTGTTGGTAGCGATATCAACCCTGTAGCAGTGAAAGTCGCTGATAATATCGCCAAGGCAAATAAGCTCCCAGTAAAAGTAAAGCATCAAGCCGATAGCAATACGATATTCGAAAACGTCATCACCAAAGAAAGCTATTTCGATATTACAATGTGTAACCCCCCATTTCACGCAAGTGAACAAGAAGCGCAGCAAGGCACTCAAAGGAAATGGAAAAACTTAGGTATAAATAAAACAGCCAATCAACTCAATTTTGGCGGCCATGCCCCTGAGCTTTGGTGTAAAGGGGGTGAGCTCTCATTCATAACGAATATGATAAAAGAGAGTAAACAATTTGGTCACCAAGTAGGCTGGTTCACGAGCTTGGTATCTAAAAAAGATAATTTACCTGCGTTAACAAAATGCTTGAAACAACACAACGTCAAGGACCATAAAATCGTCAAAATGCTCCAGGGAAACAAGCAAAGCCGCTTTATTGCATGGCAGTTTTAA